In Nocardioides sp. W7, the genomic stretch CGAAGTCGGTGCGGTTGTGGAACACGCAGGCCCGCTGGCCGTCGACCTCGATGGTCAGCGTCTTGCGCTCCCCGTCGTCGTCGAGCTCCACCCAGTCCTCGCGGCGGAGCTCACCGGCGGGCCTGTGCTGCCAGAGCCCCTCGTCGAGCTGGGCGACGAAGCCGGCGACCCGCTCCTCGTCCTCGCCGTCGGCGAAGTGCGCCCCGAGGGTGCAGCACCCGACGTCGGGGGCGTCGGCGTAGATGCCGGGGCAGCCCTGCCCGAAGATGCAGGTGTAGCTCGACGTGAGCCAGGTCAAGTCGCACCGCATCAGCTCGGTCTCGTCGGCCGGGTTGACGAACTCCACCCAGGCGCGGGGGAACACCAGGTCGACCTCGGGCACCCGTCCAGCGTACGGGCCGGCGCGCGACGGGTACGTTGGAGTCATGCGCGTGGGCGTCCTCGACATCGGATCCAACACCGGCCACCTGCTGGTGGTCGACGCCCACGGCGGTGCGGCGCCGCTCCCGGCGTACTCCTACAAGCAGCCGCTGCGGCTCGCCGAGCACCTCGACGCCGCGGGCGCGGTCACCCAGGTCGGCATCGACGCGCTGACGGAGTTCACCGCGGGCGCGCTGCTGGTCGCGGAGGACAAGGGCTGCGAGGACATGCTCGCGTTCGCGACCTCGGCGGTGCGGGACGCCTCGAACTCCGACGCGGTGCTCGAGCACGTCCGCGAGCGCACCGGTGTCGACATCGGGGTGCTGTCGGGCGAGGACGAGGCCCGGCTGACCTTCCTCGCCGTACGCCGCTGGTTCGGCTGGTCGGCCGGCCGGCTGGCGGTCTTCGACATCGGCGGCGGTTCGCTGGAGATCGCGGGCGGCAGCGACGAGGCGCCGGACGTGGCCTGGTCGCTGCCCCTGGGAGCCGGTCGGCTGGCCCGCACCTGGTTCGGCGGCGAGACCCCGGACGAGGACGCGATCCGTCGGGTGCGCAAGGAGATCCGGGCTCAGATCGCCCGCGACGCGGGCAACCTGCTGCGCGCCGGCCGCCCCGACCGGGCGGCGGCGACCTCCAAGACCTTCCGGTCGCTGGCCCGGATCTGCGGCGCGGCGCCGTCGGCCGACGGCGCGCTGGCGTCGCGCAGCCTGCCGCTGCGCGAGCTGACCGCGTGGATCCCCAAGCTGGCGGCGATGACGCCCGCCGAGCTGGGTGACCTGCCCGGGGTCTCCCCGAGCCGCACCCACCAGATCGTGCCGGGCGCACTGGTCGCGGAGGCCTGCATGGACATCTTCGACCTGACCGAGCTGGAGATCTGCCCGTGGGCGCTGCGCGAGGGAGTCATCCTCGAGCGCCTCGACCAGATGTCGGTCCTGGTCGCGCCGTGAGCCCGGTCCGGGTCGGCCTGTCGACGTCCTCGGTCTACCCCGAGTCCTCGGCCCACGCCTTCGGCTACGCCGCCTCCGTCGGCTACGACACCGTCGAGGTGATGGTCGGCATCGACGCGCTGAGCCAGCAGACCAGCGCGATCCTGCAGCTCTCCGAGCACCACGGGATCCCCGTCTCGGCCGTGCACGCTCCCTGCCTGCTCTTCACGCAGCGGGTCTGGGGCACCGAGCCGTGGGGGAAGCTGGAGCGCTCGGCGGAGATGGCGCACGAGGTCGGTGCGGCGGTGGTCGTCGTACACCCGCCGTTCCGGTGGCAGAAGGAGTACGCCGCCGGCTTCGTCGACGGCATCGCCGCGTTGGAGGAGTCGACCGGCATCGCCTTCGCGGTGGAGAACATGTATCCCTGGCGCGCCTCGCAGAAGCGCGGCATGGAGATGTACCTGCCCGGCTGGGACCCCTCGGCGGAGCCCTACGCCAACACCACCATCGACCTCTCGCACGCGGCGATCGCCCAGTCCGACGTGATCGAGATGGCCGACCGGCTGGGGGACCGGCTGCGCCACGTCCACCTCACCGACGGGACCGGCTCGGCCAAGGACGAGCACCTGGTGCCCGGCCGCGGTGCGATGGGCGCCGCGGCGTTCCTGCGGCACATCGCGGCCGCCGGATTCTCCGGCGAGATCATCCTCGAGATCAACACCCGCCGGTGCAGCACGCGTGAGGAGCGCGAGGCCGACCTGCGCGAGTCGCTGGAGTTCGCCCGCGAGCACTTCGCCGTCACGACGCCCTGATGACTGGCCGCGGATGAGTGGCGCGCGCCGCGGCCGTCGGCCCGGTGCCCCGGACACCCGGGCGGCGATCCTCGCGGCGGCCCGGGCGCGCTTCGCGGCCCAGGGGTACGCCGGCACCTCGGTCCGGGGGGTGGCCGCGGACGCCGGCGTGGACGCCGCCCTCGTGCACCACTACTTCGGCACCAAGGACGACCTGTTCGTCGCCGCTCTCGAGCTGCGGGTCGACCCGCGGGTGGCCGTGCTGCCCGTGATCGAGGGTGGCGTCGAGGGGGCGGGCGAGCGGCTGATGCGGCTGTTCGTCTCGGTCTGGGACGACGAGGAGGCCCGGCTGCCGCTGCTGGTCCTGATCCGGGGGATCGCCGACCCCGAGCGGCAGAACCTCGTCCGCGACGGCTTCGTGCGGATGGTGCTCGGGCCGGTGGGTGCCGGCCTGGCGCTGGACGAGCCCGAGCGGCGTACGGCGCTCGTCGCCTCCCAGCTCGTGGGCCTGGTGATGCTGCGCTACGTCCTCGCCGTCGAGCCGCTCGCGTCCACTCCGGCCGAGACGCTGGTGGCGACGTACGCCCCGGTCCTGCAGGGCTACCTGTCCGGCCCGCTTCCCTGACCCCTTCCGCTGGCGCGGCACCCGGCGCATAATTCATCACACGGTGAATAACGTCGAGGTGCGGGGTCTGACGGTGGTCCGCGGAGGTCGCCCGGTGCTGGACGGGCTCGACCTGACCATCGGCGGCGGCGTCACCGGGCTGCTCGGCCCCTCGGGCTGCGGCAAGTCGACGCTGCTGCGGGCGCTGGTGGGGGTGCAGCGGACCCACGGCGGGGAGGTCTCGGTGCTGGGCCGACCCGCCGGCAGCCGCGAGCTGCGCGACCGGGTCGGCTACGTCACCCAGGCGGCCAGCGTGTACGACGACCTCACCGTCGCCGAGAACCTCCGCTTCTTCGCCCGGGTGCTCGGCGCCGGTGCCGCGGAGGTCGAGCGCGCGGCCGCCGCCGTCGACCTCGCCGGGCATCGGGACGACGTGGTCGGCCGGCTCTCCGGCGGGCAACGCTCCCGCGTGAGTCTCGCGGTCGCGCTGCTGGGCACCCCGGCGCTGCTGGTCCTCGACGAGCCGACCGTCGGGCTCGACCCGGTCCTGCGCCGCGACCTCTGGGCGCTCTTCCACCGCCTCGCCGACGACGGCGCCGCGGTGCTGGTCTCCAGCCACGTGATGGACGAGGCCGAGCGCTGCGACCGGCTGCTACTCATGCGCGAGGGCCGGATCATCGCCGACGGCAGCCCGGCCGCGATCAAGGAGCGCGCCGGGGCGACCGACGTGGAGGGCGCCTTCCTGGCCCTGGTGGACGCGGCATGAACCCCCGGATCACCGCCGCCGTCGCGGTGCGGGTGCTCACCCAGCTGCGCCGCGACCGGCGCACGATGGCGATGCTGCTGGTGCTGCCCTGCTTGCTGATCACCCTGCTGTGGTGGATGTTCGAGGGGGCTCCCGCCACCTTCGACCGGCTCGGTCCGGGACTGCTGGCGATCTTCCCGTTCATCGTGATGTTCCTGGTCACCAGCGTCACGACGCTGCGCGAACGCAGCAGTGGCACCCTCGAGCGGCTGCTCGCGATGCCGATGGGCAAGCTCGACTTCCTGGGCGGCTACGCACTCGCGTTCGGCCTGGTGGCGACGGTCCAGTCCGTCCTCGCCGTGACGGTCAGCGTCGGCCTGCTCGGACTGGAGGTCCGGGGCCCGATCTGGCTGCTGACCGCCGTCGCGGTCGCCGACGCGCTGCTGGGTACGGCGCTCGGGCTGCTGGTGAGCGCGTTCGCCGGCACGGAGTTCCAGGCGGTGCAGTTCATGCCGGCGATCGTGATCCCGCAGATCCTGCTCTGCGGCCTGTTCGTGCCGCGCGCGGCACTGCCGGACGTGCTCGGCGCGATCAGCGACGTGCTGCCGCTGAGCTACGCCACCGACGCGATGCAGCACCTCACCAGGTCCGCGGCGATCGGCGAGGTCGTCCGGGACCTGGCGGTGGTGCTGGCCGTCGCCGTCGCCGGCCTGGCGCTCGGGGCGGCGACCCTGCGCCGTCGTACCCCCTGACCGCCGCTGCCGAGAGAACACCCGGAGCGGCGGGAGGGCCACGTAGCCTGAGGGCATGTCGATGCTCCGCCAGCCGATCCTGCTGATGTCTCGCAGCGGGTGGCTCAAGTCGCTCGTCAGCACGCTCCCGGTCTCCTCGGGGATCGTGACGAGCTACGTGCCCGGCGAGACGACGGAGTCGGCCGTCGCGGCGACCACCCGGCTCGCCGAGGACGGTCTCCGGGCCACCCTCGACCACCTCGGGGAGGACACCCTCCACGTCGACCAGGCCGACGCGACCGTCGAGGCGTACGTCGTCCTGCTCCGCGAGCTGGCCACCGCGGGGCTGACGCCGGGGGCGGAGGTCTCGGTGAAGCTGACCGCCATCGGGCTGTCCCTGCCCGACGACGCCGGCTTCGGGGGCGGGCCCAAGATCGCGCTCGAGAACGCCCGCACCATCTGCCGGGCGGCCCGCAACGCCGGCACCACGGTCACGATCGACATGGAGGACCACACCACCACCGACGCGACGCTGGCGATCCTGCGCGAGCTGCGCAAGGACTTCCCCGAGACGGGGGCGGTGCTGCAGGCCTACCTGCGTCGTACCGAGGCCGACTGCCGGGCCCTGGCGTACGAGGGCTCCCGGGTGCGGCTGTGCAAGGGCGCCTACTCCGAGCCCGAGTCGGTCGCGTTCCAGGACCGCCTCGAGGTCGACAAGGCCTACGTGCGCTGCCTGAAGGTCCTGCTGGCGGGTCGCGGCTACCCGATGATCGCGACCCACGACCCGCGGATGGTCGAGATCGCGTCGTCGCTGGCCAGCCGGTACCACCGGGTGCCCGGCACGTACGAGTTCCAGATGCTCTACGGCATCCGCCCCGAGGAGCAGAGGCGGCTCTCGGACGCCGGCGAGACGGTGCGGGTCTACGTGCCGTACGGCGCCGAGTGGTACGGCTACCTGATGCGCCGGCTCGCGGAGCGCCCGCAGAACCTGTCATTCTTCGCCAAGTCCCTGATCTCCAAGAAGTAGTCGCCTCCCGAGGAGTTTGATGAGCTCGCAGACCGCCATCGTCGGTGCCGGGGTGATGGGCGAGACCCTGTTGTCCGGCCTGGTCCGCGCAGGTCGACGGGTCGATGACCTGCTGGTCGGGGAGAAGCGCGCCGAGCGCGCCCGCGAGCTCGAGGAGCGGTACGGCGTCGCCGTCGTCGGCAACGTCGAGGCGGCCCGCAAGGCCGACACCGTCATGCTGGTCGTCAAGCCGCAGGACATGGCCGACGTGCTCGCCGAGATCGCTCCCGCGCTCCGACCCGGACAGCTGCTGGTCTCGCTCGCCGCCGGCATCACCACCGCGTTCATCGAGTCGCGGGTGCCCGACGGCGTCGCCGTCGTCCGGGTCATGCCGAACACGCCGGCGCTGGTCGACGAGGGGATGGCCGCGATCTCGCCGGGCTCGCACTGCAGCGAGGAGCACCTGGCCGAGGCCGAGGAGCTGATGGGCTCGGTCGGCAAGGTGCTGCGGATCCCCGAGCGTCAGCAGGACGCGGTCACGGCCATCTCGGGCAGCGGGCCGGCGTACGTCTTCTTCGTGGTGGAGTCGATGATCGAGGCCGGGGTCCACCTCGGACTGCCGCGCGCGACCGCCACCGACCTGGTCATCCAGACGGTCGTCGGCTCCGGGAAGATGCTCCGCGAGACCGGCACCCATCCGACGGTGCTGCGCGAGCAGGTCACCTCGCCCGCCGGCACCACCGCCGCCGCGCTGCGCGAGCTGGAGGTCCACAAGGTGCGGGCGGCGTTCCTGGCCGCCATGGAGGCGGCGCGCGACCGCTCGCGCGAGCTGGCCGAGGGCCAGTGATGCTGCCGCTCGCCTGGGGCGCCACCCCGGACGAGCACGCCCGGCCCTACCCGGCCGACACCCTGGTCGACCGGCCGCTGCTGCTCACGCGCGCGGTCGACGTCGCCGCTCCCGTGCCGCTCACCTGGCGCTGGCTGTGCCAGGTCGCGGTGGCGCCGTACTCCTACGACTGGATCGACAACGGCGGCCGGGGCTCCCCGCGCGAGCTGACCCGCGGAGCCGACGAGCTCGTCCTCGGACAGGCGATGGCGAAGGTCTTCACGCTGACGTCGTACGACGTCGCGCACCAGTGGACCGCGCTCACCGACGCCCGCGGCCGCAGGCTGTTCGGCCCCTGTGCGATGACCTTCGCCGCCGAGCCGTCGGGTGCCGACTCGCGCATCGTCTGCCGCCTCGCGGTCGCCGCCGGCAGCCCCCTCGAACGCGTGCGCGCCCAGGCCCTGGCCTGGGGCGACCTGGTGATGATGCGCAAGCAGCTGCACACGCTGAAGGAGCTCGCCGAGCGCGATGCGCGACGCCAGGCCGGGTCGTCTCCCGCATCCTGAGGGAGCGCTGCCCTGGACGGCACCGCCTGGCTCGGTCGCGGTCCGACGACATCCCCGAGCCCGCCCCTTCCGTGAGTGGCAGCTGGCGCGAGCGCGCTCCGTCGCCGCGCTCGCCGCCGTCAGGGGTGTGGACGGGAAGGAGGTGCTGGTGGGCGTGGCGGCGTCGACCTGCCCTACCGGCTCGCGGGCTCCGGTGTCCGGCCGGAGCGATGGCCCGCTGATGGCGGGCAGGGGCTACGTGGACGACGAGCGCACCGAGGTTGGACGACCGGGATGCCCGCGGTCTACGACCAAGGAATGGGCCCCGGGGACCCGTAGCCCGCCGAGCGGTCTCGATGCGCACCCGTGCCCCTGGGGAGCGAACGTCCCTCAGGGGTGCGGGGTGATCTCGGTGGTGCCGAGGTGATCGCGGTTGAAGCTCAGATCGTTTGGACTCCTCCAAACCACGGTGGTGTCGTCGAGCTTGTCGTAGCGCCACCTGGTGTGCGTTTTCGCCCGATGATGGCGGCGGCAGAGCGGGGCGATGTTGCAGTCGCAGGTGGGTCCGCCGCGGGCGGCTGGGTCGATGTGGTCGCAGTCGCAGCGTCGGGCCGGCTTGCGGCACCACGGGAACACGCACGTGTGTTGGAGCAGGACCTGGCGTTCGCGGAGCCGGTCCGGGGTCTCGTAGGCGTCGACGTGGACGTGGCCGTCGAGGTCGATGACCGGCTTGATCACGACCTGGGTGTCGGGGTTGGCGCACCAGGTCTTCACCTGTTCGGCCGTCACGAACGAGCGGGTCTCCTCGACCCGAGCCAGGTGCAGCTCGTTCCCGGCCCCGGCGAGGGCTGCCTCGGAGAGATGCACGTGCAGCAGCACCTGCCGGGGCCGCTTCCGCCGCGGGTCGTCCGCGGCGGGCTCCCCGGTGTTGAGTTCCAGGGACAGCTGGCGGCGGGCGAGGTCGCCGACGGCGATCGAGCGGCGGATGTCGACCGGCACGTCGAGGCCGAGCTGGCCGAGTTCGCGGGCGCGGCGGGCGACGGCGTCTTCGAGGTCGAGGGCGTCGGCCAGGTCCAGGGTGCCGTGCACGTCGACGGTGCCGTCGAAGGAGACCTGCTGGCGGTCGATGTCGAAGTGCCGCTTCTCGAAGGCCGCCTCCCGCCGGGCTCTAGCTTCGGCGGGGTCGTACGTGACCCGGGCTTCCTCGACGGTGCGGTCGAGCTGGGCGATCGAGACCTTGTGGGCCACCGCGTGCAGGTGCGCGTCGACGTACGCGGCACCCTCCATGGGGAGGTCGTTGGTGGCTTTGGCGATCCGGCGGGCCTTCCACACCGGCAGGTCGAGGGCCTGGACCCGGCCGTAGAGGTTCGGCAACCGGTGCGCCAGCTCGACCGCATCGCCGAGGTGGATCCGCCCGGCATCGGTCGACAGACCGAGGGCGGCAGCGAACTCCAACACCGAGAACTCGCTAATCAACGGGGCGCCCTCCCCGGCGATCGCGACCGGCTCCTGACTGCCCGGAACCAGGCTCGCGGCCTCATCGAGGGACTCGGTCGAGTGCATCGCCGCCCAGGCCACCGCGGACGCCAACAAGTCGGCCTCCGCCCGGGCCGCGACGGTGCGGCGGGCGCGCACGAACGCAAGCAACGCAGCTGCGTCATCGCAGTCGAGCAGCTCCCCGTTGGCCATACCAGTATTGTAGTGAAGCCCACCGACAGACCAGGGTGTTCATCCACAGCGGTGACCACGACGGTCGACCCGAAGCAACCGTGAGCCGACCAGCAACCGCGACCAGGTGCGACGAGTGCTGCGAACGACGAGCCCCTTATTTCATTGAAAGTCTTCGAACCAGCCTGGTGCCAAGAGGACACCCCAACCCGCCGCCATGCGGAGACTCACCGGATCTCGACAACGTCAGGCGCCAGGGCGCCTGACCTGCTCGATCACTGGGGTCCGGAGCTCCGCAGGGCGGCGACCAGCCCGAGCATGTCGTCGACCAGGCCGCGCACGACCGGCAGGCGGGAGAGGCGCACCATCCGGTCGACGATCGGCACCAGCCGGGACACCAGCTCGCGCGAGCGCCGCTGGTCGGGGCTGTCGTCGTACACCCAGAACAGCACGACCCCCATCTGCAGCAGCCACAGCAGCTCGGGCAGCTCGCGGCGCAGGTTGGCGGGGAGCTTGAGGTCGGTACCCTCGACGACCCGGGCGTAGAGGGCGGTCGACGCGGCCCGGGCGGGTGCGGACTCGGCGCTGAACGGGGAGAGGGGGGAGCGCGGGTCCGCGGCGTTCTTGAAGAACTGACCCGCGAACTCGTGGCTCGGCGCCGCGACCTCCAGCCACGCCTCCAGGACCCCGCGCAGCCGCGCGTCGAAGGAGGTCTCCCGCTCCAGCACGCCGGCGGCAGCGTCGGCGTGCTCGTCCTGCATCCCGTCGTAGAACGCCTGGATCAGGTGTTCCTTGGAGGCGAAGTAGTAGTAGGCGTTGCCGACGGAGACCCCGGCCTCGCCGGCGATCGCCCGCATCGTGGTCCGGTCGTAGCCGTCGCGACGGAACAGCCGCATCGCCGACTCCAAGATGGTGCTGCGGGTCTGCTCGGCCTTCGCTGAACGGGCGGCAGGATCCGGCACAAGGCTCAGGGTAGCCACCTCCGATGAAGGGCCGGGTCGTGGAGCACGATCAGCGCCCGGGTGCCGGGTACGGCGCCGCGTACGGCGGCATCTGGTTCGGCGGCGGGACCGGGGCCCTGCGGAGCGTCTCCATCCGGCTGCGGCGGCGGATCGCGTTGAAGACGTAGACGTTGAAGAAGTGCAGGACGCCGAGGACCAGGGTGACGACTCCGACCTTCACGCTCAGCTGCTCGAAGACCCCGGCGGCGTCCGGGACGGCCGTGCCGATGCGCAGGTAGAGGCTGACGAAGCCCAGGTTGAGCAGGTAGAAGCCGACCACCAGCAGCGTGTTGACGGCCTCGGCGAGCCGGTCGTTCCCGGCGAAGACGTCTTCGAGGAAGACCTTGCCGTTGCGCGACAGAGTGGTCGCCACCCAGATCGTCAGCGGCACGGTCACCAGCAGGTAGACGACGTAGGTCCAGACGGTCCAGCTCATCTCGATCTCCTTTGTTGAACGCGTTCAGAGCGCGTGGTGAC encodes the following:
- a CDS encoding Ppx/GppA phosphatase family protein; this encodes MRVGVLDIGSNTGHLLVVDAHGGAAPLPAYSYKQPLRLAEHLDAAGAVTQVGIDALTEFTAGALLVAEDKGCEDMLAFATSAVRDASNSDAVLEHVRERTGVDIGVLSGEDEARLTFLAVRRWFGWSAGRLAVFDIGGGSLEIAGGSDEAPDVAWSLPLGAGRLARTWFGGETPDEDAIRRVRKEIRAQIARDAGNLLRAGRPDRAAATSKTFRSLARICGAAPSADGALASRSLPLRELTAWIPKLAAMTPAELGDLPGVSPSRTHQIVPGALVAEACMDIFDLTELEICPWALREGVILERLDQMSVLVAP
- a CDS encoding sugar phosphate isomerase/epimerase; the protein is MSPVRVGLSTSSVYPESSAHAFGYAASVGYDTVEVMVGIDALSQQTSAILQLSEHHGIPVSAVHAPCLLFTQRVWGTEPWGKLERSAEMAHEVGAAVVVVHPPFRWQKEYAAGFVDGIAALEESTGIAFAVENMYPWRASQKRGMEMYLPGWDPSAEPYANTTIDLSHAAIAQSDVIEMADRLGDRLRHVHLTDGTGSAKDEHLVPGRGAMGAAAFLRHIAAAGFSGEIILEINTRRCSTREEREADLRESLEFAREHFAVTTP
- a CDS encoding TetR family transcriptional regulator, translated to MSGARRGRRPGAPDTRAAILAAARARFAAQGYAGTSVRGVAADAGVDAALVHHYFGTKDDLFVAALELRVDPRVAVLPVIEGGVEGAGERLMRLFVSVWDDEEARLPLLVLIRGIADPERQNLVRDGFVRMVLGPVGAGLALDEPERRTALVASQLVGLVMLRYVLAVEPLASTPAETLVATYAPVLQGYLSGPLP
- a CDS encoding ABC transporter ATP-binding protein codes for the protein MNNVEVRGLTVVRGGRPVLDGLDLTIGGGVTGLLGPSGCGKSTLLRALVGVQRTHGGEVSVLGRPAGSRELRDRVGYVTQAASVYDDLTVAENLRFFARVLGAGAAEVERAAAAVDLAGHRDDVVGRLSGGQRSRVSLAVALLGTPALLVLDEPTVGLDPVLRRDLWALFHRLADDGAAVLVSSHVMDEAERCDRLLLMREGRIIADGSPAAIKERAGATDVEGAFLALVDAA
- a CDS encoding ABC transporter permease — its product is MNPRITAAVAVRVLTQLRRDRRTMAMLLVLPCLLITLLWWMFEGAPATFDRLGPGLLAIFPFIVMFLVTSVTTLRERSSGTLERLLAMPMGKLDFLGGYALAFGLVATVQSVLAVTVSVGLLGLEVRGPIWLLTAVAVADALLGTALGLLVSAFAGTEFQAVQFMPAIVIPQILLCGLFVPRAALPDVLGAISDVLPLSYATDAMQHLTRSAAIGEVVRDLAVVLAVAVAGLALGAATLRRRTP
- a CDS encoding proline dehydrogenase family protein, whose amino-acid sequence is MSMLRQPILLMSRSGWLKSLVSTLPVSSGIVTSYVPGETTESAVAATTRLAEDGLRATLDHLGEDTLHVDQADATVEAYVVLLRELATAGLTPGAEVSVKLTAIGLSLPDDAGFGGGPKIALENARTICRAARNAGTTVTIDMEDHTTTDATLAILRELRKDFPETGAVLQAYLRRTEADCRALAYEGSRVRLCKGAYSEPESVAFQDRLEVDKAYVRCLKVLLAGRGYPMIATHDPRMVEIASSLASRYHRVPGTYEFQMLYGIRPEEQRRLSDAGETVRVYVPYGAEWYGYLMRRLAERPQNLSFFAKSLISKK
- the proC gene encoding pyrroline-5-carboxylate reductase, giving the protein MSSQTAIVGAGVMGETLLSGLVRAGRRVDDLLVGEKRAERARELEERYGVAVVGNVEAARKADTVMLVVKPQDMADVLAEIAPALRPGQLLVSLAAGITTAFIESRVPDGVAVVRVMPNTPALVDEGMAAISPGSHCSEEHLAEAEELMGSVGKVLRIPERQQDAVTAISGSGPAYVFFVVESMIEAGVHLGLPRATATDLVIQTVVGSGKMLRETGTHPTVLREQVTSPAGTTAAALRELEVHKVRAAFLAAMEAARDRSRELAEGQ
- a CDS encoding HNH endonuclease signature motif containing protein — protein: MANGELLDCDDAAALLAFVRARRTVAARAEADLLASAVAWAAMHSTESLDEAASLVPGSQEPVAIAGEGAPLISEFSVLEFAAALGLSTDAGRIHLGDAVELAHRLPNLYGRVQALDLPVWKARRIAKATNDLPMEGAAYVDAHLHAVAHKVSIAQLDRTVEEARVTYDPAEARARREAAFEKRHFDIDRQQVSFDGTVDVHGTLDLADALDLEDAVARRARELGQLGLDVPVDIRRSIAVGDLARRQLSLELNTGEPAADDPRRKRPRQVLLHVHLSEAALAGAGNELHLARVEETRSFVTAEQVKTWCANPDTQVVIKPVIDLDGHVHVDAYETPDRLRERQVLLQHTCVFPWCRKPARRCDCDHIDPAARGGPTCDCNIAPLCRRHHRAKTHTRWRYDKLDDTTVVWRSPNDLSFNRDHLGTTEITPHP
- a CDS encoding TetR family transcriptional regulator — its product is MPDPAARSAKAEQTRSTILESAMRLFRRDGYDRTTMRAIAGEAGVSVGNAYYYFASKEHLIQAFYDGMQDEHADAAAGVLERETSFDARLRGVLEAWLEVAAPSHEFAGQFFKNAADPRSPLSPFSAESAPARAASTALYARVVEGTDLKLPANLRRELPELLWLLQMGVVLFWVYDDSPDQRRSRELVSRLVPIVDRMVRLSRLPVVRGLVDDMLGLVAALRSSGPQ